Genomic DNA from Danio rerio strain Tuebingen ecotype United States chromosome 5, GRCz12tu, whole genome shotgun sequence:
tacttagatttttcatTTTGGTTATATCTGTGCAAAAATGATGTTTCTTGTGTTCTGGTCAGTGGGAGAGAGTGGAGTATTTCAACAACAAAATCATCTGTGACCTGGTGGAGGAGAAACATAAAGGCATCATCGCTATTCTGGTCTGTGTactttcctttaatattttttttgttaatcagCTTATGCATTTTATATtacaattgtaataattttttatttgtaccCAGGATGAGGAGTGTTTAAGACGAGGAGATGCCAGTGACATCACCTTCCTAGAGAAGCTGGAGGACACACTGGGTGGACACGCTCATTTCATCACGTAGGGCCTCAAGTGTACTTTTTGTTAACATTGTTGAAACAGCATAACTGCTATCTGATCCGTTCGTTTCCTTTTACAGTCACAAAATGGCCAATGGGAAGATCCGCAAGGCAATTGGTCGGGAGGAGTTTAGACTGGTACACTATGCTGGAGAGGTCAACTACAACGTCAATGgtaaggataaaaaaaaaatcaacaatttaTATGTTTATCCATAGTTGATTCTTCTGGTGCCATGACTTTTAATCTTTCTCCAATTTTTGTAGGGTTTCTGGACAAAAACAATGACCTGCTATACAGGCACTTGAAGGAGGTACAGTGTGTTTACAAAGAGTGGGTGAGCTGTTACGACTGAACAATGTGTGTTTCTAAACCCGCTGTGTCTCATTGCAGGTGCTGTGTCAGTCCACCAATCACATTGTGAGTCAATGTTTCCATGCAGATGAGCTGATGGACCAGAGAAGACCTGAAACGGTTAgatgaacacaaacacatacagtacagaggcctgaattaaactgaattaaatttTGTTGTCTCTGCTCAGGCTGCCACTCAGTTCAAGCTCAGTTTGGCTAAACTGATGGATATTCTGATGTCTAAGGAACCATCATATGTTCGCTGTATAAAACCCAATGATGGTAAACAGCCAGGTGagaattcatttttttcttatttattttaattggttTATCTTACTAAATTTACTCTGTAAATACAATAAGAAGACTATAGATAGTATGTATACTACACAAACACCATAAAACTACTAGTTCAattcaacaaaaagaaaaaaaacatatacactcaccggccattttattaggtacacattactagtatcgggttggacccacttttgccttcagagctgccttaatccatcGTGGcacagatttaacaaggtactggaaatattcctcagagattttggtccatattgacatgatagcttcaCGCCGTTGCTGTCGGCTAcatatccatgatgcgaatctcccgttccaccacatcccaaaggtgctctattgaattgagttctggtgactgtggaggccatttgagtacagtgaagtcattgtgatgttcaagaaaccagtctgagatgattcgcactttatgacatggcacctTATCCTACTGgaattagccatcagaagataagtacactgtggtaataaagggatggacatggtcagcaacaatactcaggtaggctgtggcgttgacatgatgctcaattggtactaatgaacccaaagtgttccaagaaaatctcccccacaccattaaaccaccaccaccaccagcctgaactgttgatacaaggcaggacgaatccttgctttcatgttgttgactccacattgtgaccctaccatctgaatgtcgcagcagaaatcgagaatcgacagatcaggcaatgtttttttgtaatcttctatatttctattttttaatcacctgttcttggctgacagaagaggcactcggtgtggtcatctgctgctgtggcccatccacctcaaggtttgatgtgttgtccatgcagagatgctcttctgcatacctcggttgtaacgagtgtttatttgagttactgttgcctggCCATTCtattctgacctctggcatcaacaaagcatttgcgcccacagtgctgccgctcactggatatttttctttttcagaccattctctgtaaaccctagaggtggttgtgcgtgaaaatcccagtagatcagcagtttctgaaatactcagaccagctcttCTGGCACCAACacccatgccatgttcaaagtcacttaaatcacctttcttccctattctgatgctctggttgaactgcagcagatcgtcttgaccatgtctacatgcctaaatgcattgagttgctgccatgtgatcggctgattaaaaaaatgcattaatgagcatttggacaggtgtacctaataatgtggccggttagtgtatatataaaatatcacatatatacacaaaaatgcatacatatatgaaataacataaaataagctaatcaattaattaaattaacaatagAAAATATATGTGTCTCCATAAAATAGTTCAGAAAAGGGTTCCAGACTTTCTGAAACAAAATTGAAaatcaaaaaaaaacatttgtctgTTATGAGGGTGAGTTTCTGACatccaatttattaaaaaaagtaatgtagAAAGTAGAGTTGCAAAGGTTTAACTATCAGTCTGAAGTCCTGAAGATTTCACCCCAGAGGTCAGAGTATGTCTTTGCTTTGCATAATCCTTAATAAATTAGACATGTTAATTAATCTGCTTATGTTTTAAAATTAGCTACATTATATGTTTGTTCTCCATCTGTTGTCTTGCTCTGTTTCTTCAGGTAGGTTTGATGAAGTTTTGGTCAGGCATCAGGTGAAGTATTTGGGTTTGATGGAGAATCTGAGAGTAAGGAGAGCTGGATTTGCATATAGACGAAGCTATGAGGCGTTCTTGGAGAGGTCAGGCTCTAAGTCAAAAGACTTTATTATATTAGATGGCTCTATTATTTAACCACAATGGttttatttcacaatttattttgaaCAGATATAAATCTTTGTGTCCGGACACTTGGCCAAATTGGCATGGGAATCTCCCTGAGGGGGTCGCCACACTAGTCAAACACCTCAACTACAAACCTGAAGAATTCAAACTGGGCAGGTGAGAGGAGGGAAAATAACAGATGTAAATGCCGCTGTTCTAACAGTTGAAGAGATTTTATGAAAGACATCTCTTCTGATCACAAAGCCTGCATTCATTGACCGAAATATAGTAAAAACATATTACTATATTGTGATGTACTGTAATTTTCAGGGTATCGTCTTAATACATTACCATGATTATTTATCATAGTCATAAACACGCTGATTTGTACACAAATAGTATCACAGTTTAGGCTATATTAAAACATTGAAAGAAATCCCTCACTTTCACACTGTATAATAATAAGTTAATGAAATATGTGATATGTGCATAACAGTAGTTTATTTTTCCTAGAAAACAACTTCTTTACCTGTTGcaaaatagagtggaggaactatgacgtcaccttgtaAGCCATTTGGCTACTAACATAGAACTGGTTCCCTTTGATAATCCCTttaggattttcccatagactTTTCGAGGATTGttaataataagctctgtgtttaacacacagttcattacacttacatgttttgtccaactggataatcctcacacaaaaatataacttttattagttttggatcttaaatgcaaacacaaGAACCGAAAAGCATTAGGCTATAAATGGACTACAGCCTTAGGGGCGCTTGCTTGTTACGTCAGCACTACCCTTTCGACTACTTTTCAAGCTTATTTATCGAAATATtgtccatgacaaagatttaCTCTATtggtttattacattattatccacgctatatattatatacaaatacGCAAAAAACACATCTGTACAGACCTACGtgccttttggatagtttttacATTGAAAATACCTTTGCTTTGCTTTAAGGTTGTTGTAACCGTTTTAAAactcatactgtatgttttataaatgtgtctacatagtattatcataagacatatttaaataagtgtattgtGCACATGGAtacagcccgcttaccttagtGATGAGGTATGGATAgagaacaacattcaatattctttttTGTCTCAAAGTACAGGGAAAAGCAGCCCATGCAGTCACATATGCTATATTGTGCGTGAAGATAATTTTGCAGTTATGATAgagttaaatatgtttagatgaagaaaaaaacatggaaaatcaattgatcacgttaaaatgataGTTAAAGTTGATGTATTTTCATGAATGtattcacacatttgcattactgagagcaggaaaaagACAGGCTGCACTATGGTCAGCAGTACCTTCATAAAATtgtttaattgaaataaatgattaacaaaTGAATCTGCCATAATGGACTCTACAAATGAAGGCATTATACATACAATATTAATgcccaattagaaaaatactacaaactataagatactatttatgaaaataaataacagacaaatccaaatgcccaacacaagcgggCTGCGTTGCAGACCAGTTTAGcttgatgacgtataatgtctccgacaccgcaTGTTGTCCCATGTAGCAACTTGAAAGCAACCATTAaagccaatttaaaaaaaaattaagagtgtGATggaactgatgtgttttatgttgtgtaataatacgtgaaagtatcttgagtttgtgttatccacgaaccttatttaagcgattaaACCAAAATCCCATTAAAAAAACTCATTGACTTTAAGATGAAGGGACCAGAACTgataaaatgcatgcaaattGACGTTATAGTTTCTCCACTCTAtaacaagaataaaataataaaattattgaaAATTTCCAACGAGGAATGGAAAATGAACTTCCAGTTTAATAGCTGCTATAAGTAAATATAATTATGCATCTcttattttaacaataattaatCTGTTTAGTtaaattaagacacaaaattTATGTAAGAAATATCCTAGAATCAGAAAGTGGAAGAGCTGGCACAATAATGATCATaattgaaaaatacatttatttgttttctctaTAGGTCCAAAATCTTCATCCGCTTCCCAAGGACTCTGTTTATTACTGAGGATGCACTTGAGGCCCAGAAGCAAACTATCGGTAAGACCATGATGAGTTGACTTGAAATTGAGTATTCTTCTACTTCTGCTGAGTATTACTGTTTGCATTTCTTATAAATGACCTCATGAAAATttgatcattaaaaaaataactggATTGTTTTTTTAAGCCGTCACTCTGCAGAAATCTTGGAGAGGCTACAGAGAGAGAGCCAATTACCATCGCATCCGTCATGCAGGTCGGCTTTACAAATAGACTGAAAACAGACAGACAATTGTAAGAAGAAAATGCAGCAGCATAcctgttttgtcttttttatctTGCAGTAATTGTCATCCAGTCATGGTGGAGAGGCGTCAAAGGCCGTAGGAAAGCCAAGCACCGTAGACAAGCTGCTGACACTATTCGCAAGTAGGAAACAACTTCTTTTACTTTTATGTGAACGAGTTAGTaggtgatgcggtggcgcagtaggtagtgctgtcgcctcacagcaagaaggttgctggttcgagcctctgctgggtcagttggtgtttctgtgtggagtttgcatgttctccctgcgctcgcgtgggtttcctccgggtgatccggtttccaccacagtccaaagacatgcggtacaggtgaattgggtaggctaaattgtcagtatggtatgagtgtgaatgagtctgtatggatgtttcccagagatgggttgcagctggaagggcggttcattccgctgtggtgaccccagattaataaagggattaaaccgaaaagaaaatgaatgaacgaataaacgaatgaatgaaagagtTAGGACACTATGAATCCAATCTTTCCATATTAGAATGAAAAATGTTTCCAATCTTTGACAGGTCTTAGAGTTTGAGAAATAAACAACATgtagcatttagaaaaaaaatctaatggctGAACTGAtcatctgcagattttttagcaGTTTAGTTGCATGTTTTGTTGCTTTGAAACCTTCAGGTATGTGCGAACACTATCCTCATCCCACAGCTAAAGCGCCACCTAgattcagggccggagtgggactctttttcagccctggagtttcaagcctcaggccggcccacctcagttcaccactgactatattaaaataaggttatttccaattcagtttttaattacactatcacgtctttttttgagaaaacagctcttttagaacttcaaatgttcaacaacccttacagtattatgtcttaacaataaaaatgaaaaaaaaaattgttactcagacaaggaccgaacctaggttggccgcgtcataatctaacgtactGACCACTGTGCCACAACAGCTATACGTAaaatggtgacttatctagttatatcatcattaacctgcaggctgcatcctgctcacgaggctacgagaaaatagataaaaagagcagagctgcggtaaaataatgaataagaaggctgtggtcaagtaaataaataaattatttttaaaaagtgtgactgctgagagcaacagattctggaactagggacaccggccctcgcggccaaaaaacggaccggcccaccgggaaatctcccggtcctcccgattagccaatccgggcctgcctaGATTGGTTCATCCCTCAAGACAATGATCCCAGGCAAATCTACAATAGAACAGCTGAAAAAGAAAACCAAAGTCCAAAGGCAAAGTCCAAAGCTCATTTTGATTCAAAAGTTGTGGAAGGAGCTGTGCAAAAAACTCCCTAAACTTCTCCAGAATTATCTAAGAGGCTGATAAGGTCACACAGGGAATGATGAGTCATTACTGCTAAAAGTGGATTGAAAGGCATCTGAATCATAGGTGGTCATACATTTGTCACCCATGGCTTTTCTCTCCTGACGTTATTtttgttcaaaaaataaataatgacatattgTGAGACAAGTTTTAAGGACTGGCAATGATcttactgtttgtttttttttatcatgccCTGATATAGAAAGCCATACAAATTGAGCGTCTTATCTCCTTCTCATGGCTTTAAATACTTGCATGTGTTAAATTAGGAGTACCATTGATTAACCTGAGTGATTGATCAATCCACCACAATGTTTTTATGTTTACCTCTTTCTGCCTTCCTCAGCTTCATCAAAGGCTTCATCCTGCGCAATGAGCCTCGATGCCCTGATAATGAATATTTCCTGGATCATGTGCGATTCTCCTTCTTGATGAAAGTCAAAAGGAACTTGCCAAAAAGTGTGCTTGACAAGAGTTGGCCAAAACCACCACCCTCACTAACAGAGGTATcatactgtacactctcagatAAAATGATACAATGTGGTACCAAAGAAGGTagaaacccttgtcactggggcagtacctttttatggaacagaattgtaccttaagacaaagaaacaaatttgtaccattgcagtttgttcctttaaggacatgatttgtatatgggaaaccaaaatgtacctttggtttttaaaacctgtagACACAATATTGgaccttcatcaaaggtacaaatatgatccatgaaggtaccacttCAGTTCTTTGATTTCCACCACAGGCATCTGAGCACATTCACAGAATATGCATCCGCAACCTGGTCAATGACTATTGCAGAAGAATCCAGCCAGAGTGGAGGAAGCAGGTACTACATTTATACAAGAGCAAATACACATGAATACACACTTACTGTACATGCACAAACAGCTCTTCTCTCTCACCTTCTCCAGCTGGAACAGAAGGTTGTAGCCAGCGGGATCTTTAAAGGGCAGAAGGACGGCTACTCTCGAAGTGTGCCCAAACTCTTTGTGGCCACCAGGCTAGGTAATATTTTCTCACAcaggaataaatgaatacattctgaatatactgtacacaaacaaacatgcaattTCACTGATGCATTTTTTTATAACTATAGAAGCTGAAGAGATCAATCTCAAAGTGCTGCAAACTCTTGGGAGTGACAACAAGGTGAAGGTAAATGCATTTTGGGCTTTTTTTAtgggaaaaaaggaaaatatatatataaaatttattgcTGGGTCAAAAATAAATCATGAATTAtcacatctaaaataaaaagttatatatgtaaagacataatatatgtgtgtgtgcgtgtacatttattatgtataaataaatatacacatgcatgcatacatcgagaaaatgtttatttaaattatggtataatatatattttaataaatttatttaaaacgggtgactcggtggctcagtggttagcactgtcacctcacagcaagaaggtcgctggttcaagtcccggctgggtcagtttgcatttctatgTAGCGTGCTTATCTGAtaaactaaaattggccatagtgaatgagtgtgtgagaatgtatagatgtttcctagttctggtttgtggctggaagggcatccgctgcgtaaaacatttgctgaataaattggcagttcattcggcTGTGATGATCCCtaatgaatgaagggactaagctgaaggaaaatgaaggaatgaataattaatttcgAAGGTTAATTAGATAATTtttttctatgtatgtgtgtatcacataataaataaataaataaataaacatttaaataaataaaaaaaatacatttattatttcaaaacaaacttttattttggattcaGTTAATCTTTgcccaacaaaacaaaaccttaGTCATTTTAAATGCCAATTGGGAATCGATATATTACTTAGTTTAATGATGGGTCACACTGTAGTTTTCATTAAAGTCTGTGATAAATAGGGTTGAGTTGAAACTTTTTGAAGCAATTTAAATCATAAAATCTAAAGGTTGTGGCTGATCACAAGAAGAGTGCACACACATAccccaaaaaacaaacatttcaaaatagaaacaaaaaaaatgaaccaGCGTATGATGGAAAAAGTCAGTATTAATCAACAGGAACTATTCTCATCAATATAATTCAATTACAAAAAGGTAATCTACTGATTATCTTGTGTTGTTTATTCTCCTCATCTTTTTCAGTATGGGATAGCGGTCACCAAGTACGATCGACATGGTTTTCGCCCACGTGTGCGGCAGCTGCTGTTGACCACTTCATCTGCTGTGCTGGTCCAGGAAGCAAAAATCAAACAACGTATCGACTACGGTGCATTGCTGGGTAATGTTACTGTAATACAGCTCTCTCTATTGTTGGCTAACAATACTGTACCACAACTAAGCCTATTAAAGTTGCATAGTCTCGTTTTTCACCATATCTAACTCTTGGCTAATCATGCTCTTTACTAGTACTCCGCTCATAAATTCTCATTAGTGTCTTGTATTCgttgttggtttgtttatttcttGTAGGTATCTCTGTTAGTTCTCTCAGTGATGGATTTTTTGTTCTGCATATTCCCACTGCTGACAGTAAGCAGAAGGTGAGAGTTTTTTGTTCTTTCTTATTGACCTTATTGTTCAGTTGGAGCTCTGAGGTTTCACTATATGTCTTTTGACTGTTAGGGTGACCTGGTGCTGCAGTGTGATCATGTGATTGAGGCTGTCACCAAGCTGGCTATCATGGCAGACAAAATACACAATGTCAACATCAGCCAGGACAGGTGTGtactgtgtacagtatgtgtgtgcgcacacgGGCAAATGGTTTTGGCAGTGGTGCCGTTGAATTTTAGGCAGTCACCCATAATGTCCTCAGGTAATTCTTTGATATGATTAATTTTCATGGAGTCAATCTAAGGCCACATATACtgtacttgcaaaataaaagaaagttttgcaagtaaaaaataaattattgagcaaaaataaataaatgtaaatcttcAAAAATCGCTAagcaaaaatttatttttgagaaaCAAAAAtgttgctaacaaaaataaagaactgcaaaggaaaaattaagttttgagaaataagaATGACATtggcaaacaaaaaaagaactgcaaatcaaaataaaaaaaatgcaaaaaaaaaagagaaaaaaatatttacatatatttaaccataagtttgcgatgctgttttcactttgcacttcacGTTTCTGCACGTTTCCCTTTGAGACCCTGAAAAGCAAATCAAAttgagcattgcaattgactggacAGATTGTTTttaaaggcaatgctataaaaatcatttgcaaatatatatagttttttttatattgcaaatatttttggtctgcttgatttttatttgcagtttttttttccaactttttaaaactaatttgaaattcttttttatttctccaaaataaatttttgcttagcattttaaaagttttttatttatttatctgttttttctcaatactttatttttttttgtttgcaaaacttttattttaaaggtatatatatatatatatggccctAGACTGACTCCATAATTATTACAGTAATACCACACATTTCTACACAActattgcataaataaaatactgtaatttggATCAATTAAATGAATtcttaacataaacataaatgaCAAAATGCATTGTACAGTCTGCAAACTTTGTGACAGTTGTTTACATTTTCTTATCAAGGGGCCAAGTACAGATGTTTTGGCACTTGCTGTAATTCTCAAGTTTTTCTTCTTGCATGAAACTAGTACTTTTTTTCTATTCTTACTTTCTGAATCCCTGTCTTGAAATGATTGTTTTAATAGTATTTGCTATTGTAAATAGACTCCTGAACTCTTTTTCATGTCATATTTAGATGACACTGACAAAAATccaattaattgattgattgattaattgatcagTCAAACAGTTCTTTATTAATGTATCAATACATTTGACAAAGAACCTTCAAATGTTGATGTGACTCCATCTGGGGCTTTGAATCTGAAAAGCTTCAACTTTGTTATTGTCACTTTAcaccagggatgcccaaactcggtcctggagggccagtgtccaaaAGTTTgcttccaaccccaatcagtcaCACCTAgactagctaatcaaggtccttctaggctttctagaaacatccaagctggtgtgttaaggcaagttggagttaaattCTGCTGGAGACTGGCTcttcaggacagagtttggacacccctgctttacacaGACAACACATCAGTTTTATGAAagcgccacctattggttaaatgtaATAAATCATTAGATCATATTACAAAAATCATCTTAATGTGTCTGCGGTTCGTCCGATCCTTTCTGCCATGCTTGCTTATCATTTTAATTAACTGTGGGACTTactgttatattttaattttggccAAGTTTACTAATTGTTTAATTATGTTTGTATTGATTGGGTTTTTACCGAAATCTGGTTCAAttgcatgtcaacagctcctttaaaaatattattcccagaaaaaaaacatgacgtgttcaatacttatttttccccACTATAAGCATGTTTACACATTGTCTGAGTATGTTTTACTCTCCAGTATCAGGTTTGCGATAGCAAGGGGAAAGGAGGGAGTGATCGATTTCACAAGTGGTTCAGACCTCCGAGTGGTCAAGTCTAAGAATGGGCACCTGTCTGTGGTGAGTCTCACACACACTTACTAATACGGAAAAACAAAGCTGACCAATTAAAGGGTTTTAGTTATACTAAAATATTTTTGAGGGTTTTTACCATGAGAGTTCAAAGCTGTTGATTAATTTCATACATCGTTTGTCTGTAAACATGAATGCCCTCTTTTCCAGACCACGCCACGGATCTCATGAATCAATGACAGCTCACCGGCAGCGGAAGGATCATTTTAAAGGAGTGCTTTAGCCAATCACTACACAGAGCCAGACTAcactttttatgatttatttcatTCTCACTCCAAAGCACATATTAGCAATTGTATATGAACAGACATTTTAATCACTTTTTTGAATACCAAATTCAGACAttttaatgaaggttttgtttgaTGGGTTCAATTTATAATTTCTCTCATCTGAACAAACAAATTATTCTTTGCTATTTTAGTTGTTTGTGATTCAAGCTTTACTAAGCAGTTATACTACAGAGTATTTGTGAAATTTTAGACTAGataatcttttacattttaaacaacagtaACAGATGTTGTTTTTTACAGATAACACCACTACCTATCAACACAGActttttaaactcatttattgttgaataaaatgaaaaaagcaaTGGTTAATGAATATTTTTGGTCTGCAGTATTGTTTTGTCTAACACTTCAGACAAATACCAAAACACTGGCACACCGTTTTGTATCAGTCATAATTTGTCTGGATTTAGTTTCAGTATGACTCTGTTTACCAACTGttgagtagaaaaaaacaaaactccacacaaatacaaatgcaccagaattaatttcatttgtcattttattcAGTTCACATGGATGTACAAAACTTACtaaaaaattctttttttaatttatgaacaATAAATACTGTATGAAAAACattcacataaataaaataaataatataataaataagacaAGTTGGAAAGTACAGGGAATGACAAAGGAGATGTAACT
This window encodes:
- the myo1ca gene encoding unconventional myosin-Ic isoform 2 (isoform 2 is encoded by transcript variant 2; The RefSeq protein has 1 substitution compared to this genomic sequence); its protein translation is MMESALSARDRVGVQDFLLLENHNSEAAFIENLRRRYREGLIYTYIGSVLVSVNPYKELEIYSKQNMERHRGVNFYEISPHIFALADNSYRALRTERRDQCILISGESGAGKTEASKKILQYYTHICPTRNNTHTIRERLLQSNPVLEAFGNAKTLRNDNSSRFGKYMDIQFDYKGAPIGGHILNYLLEKSRVAHQNHGERNFHIFYQLLEGGEDLLLKRLGLDKTNPQHYHYLIKGNCPRVSSISDKNGWKVVRNALTIIGFEDEEIQALMEIVASVLHLGNTQFGEDEEGETHITTEAQLQFLSQLLGVDGSVLKAALTHKKIVAKGEEMISPLSLEQALSARDSFAKAIYGRAFTWLVQKLNRSLAFKDEIYYSSKCSSVIGLLDIYGFEVFQHNSFEQFCINYCNEKLQQLFIELTLKSEQEEYEAEGVVWERVEYFNNKIICDLVEEKHKGIIAILDEECLRRGDASDITFLEKLEDTLGGHAHFITHKMANGKIRKAIGREEFRLVHYAGEVNYNVNGFLDKNNDLLYRHLKEVLCQSTNHIVSQCFHADELMDQRRPETAATQFKLSLAKLMDILMSKEPSYVRCIKPNDGKQPGRFDEVLVRHQVKYLGLMENLRVRRAGFAYRRSYEAFLERYKSLCPDTWPNWHGNLPEGVATLVKHLNYKPEEFKLGRSKIFIRFPRTLFITEDALEAQKQTIAVTLQKSWRGYRERANYHRIRHAVIVIQSWWRGVKGRRKAKHRRQAADTIRNFIKGFILRNEPRCPDNEYFLDHVRFSFLMKVKRNLPKSVLDKSWPKPPPSLTEASEHIHRICIRNLVNDYCRRIQPEWRKQLEQKVVASGIFKGQKDGYSRSVPKLFVATRLEAEEINLKVLQTLGSDNKVKYGIAVTKYDRHGFRPRVRQLLLTTSSAVLVQEAKIKQRIDYGALLGISVSSLSDGFFVLHIPTADSKQKGDLVLQCDHVIEAVTKLAIMADKIHNVNISQDSIRFAIARGKEGVIDFTSGSDLRVVKSKNGHLSVTTPRIS